In Astatotilapia calliptera chromosome 20, fAstCal1.2, whole genome shotgun sequence, one genomic interval encodes:
- the fmodb gene encoding fibromodulin: MIMWTLVFLTIGIVDLGIGQHYSQIQWLSHLRRRQWHAGLQAEDANCPLECNCPSVYPTAMYCHSRNLQHVPYVPSHIKYVYLQHNQITGIQDGVFDNATDLVWIVLFHNKLSSDKIGKNVFSKLKNLDRLLLDHNDLTHVPPNLPTSITDLRLGHNKISKVLASSFKGMTNLTTLHLQANAIEDVGGVFKGFKSLTMLDIRKNKLRKIPDNLPVRVQQLYLEFNNIESIPADFLTMYPKLQFVRLAHNKLTNKGLPSNVFNISTLVELDLSFNKLEKIPVVSMNLENLYLQGNKIKEFSLSSFCSAVDMSNFSRLKMLRLDANEISAKDIPAEAAYCLRHVAFIDV, translated from the exons ATGATCATGTGGACATTGGTGTTCCTCACAATAGGAATAGTGGATTTGGGTATTGGCCAACACTACAGCCAGATCCAGTGGCTGTCCCACCTGCGCAGGCGACAATGGCACGCTGGTTTGCAGGCTGAGGATGCAAATTGCCCCCTGGAGTGTAATTGCCCCTCAGTCTACCCCACAGCCATGTACTGTCATAGCCGCAACCTTCAGCATGTTCCCTATGTCCCCTCGCATATAAAATATGTCTACCTGCAGCATAACCAGATCACAGGCATCCAGGATGGGGTGTTTGACAACGCTACCGACTTGGTCTGGATTGTGTTATTTCACAACAAGCTCAGCTCAGACAAAATCGGCAAGAACGTCTTCAGCAAGCTCAAGAACTTGGATCGGCTCCTCTTGGATCACAATGACCTAACACACGTGCCTCCTAACTTGCCCACTTCAATCACAGACCTGCGACTTGGGCACAACAAGATATCAAAAGTCCTTGCCAGCTCATTCAAGGGGATGACCAACCTCACCACCCTTCATCTCCAAGCAAATGCCATAGAAGACGTTGGAGGTGTGTTCAAGGGGTTCAAGTCTCTGACAATGCTGGAtatcaggaaaaacaaactaagGAAAATCCCTGACAACCTCCCTGTGAGGGTGCAGCAGCTATACCTGGAATTTAATAATATAGAAAGCATTCCAGCAGATTTTCTCACCATGTATCCCAAACTGCAGTTTGTCCGCTTAGCTCATAACAAGCTGACTAATAAAGGACTTCCTTCCAATGTCTTCAATATCAGCACGTTGGTCGAGCTTGACCTGTCCTTCAATAAACTGGAAAAGATTCCTGTTGTCAGCATGAACCTGGAGAACCTTTACTTGCAAGGCAATAAGATTAAAG AGTTCTCCCTGAGCAGTTTCTGCAGTGCTGTTGACATGTCAAACTTCTCCAGGCTGAAGATGCTCCGTCTCGATGCTAATGAGATCAGTGCCAAAGACATTCCTGCTGAAGCCGCCTACTGTTTGCGACATGTTGCTTTCATTGATGTGTAG
- the LOC113013596 gene encoding uncharacterized protein LOC113013596, with protein sequence MSSDLAENIGRAVLSAIQRFSGNAPSTSQTPQHLESSNAPGPSRPAVSTGIPYCSDGYQGRLQISKEELENVLSLKTSFTEAASILSISRPTLYKLLQDYNISESKFNVISDHELDQIVSQIKTEHPNVGEVMLMGHLRSKNIVVQRWRVRKSLRRVDSAGVLSRRRTAVARRVYSVPHPNFIWHIDGNHKLIRWKFVVHGAIDGYSRMLMFLQCSSNNRAETVKALFTAAVGQFGRPLHIRTDHGGENAQIWEDMRASRGESSVLMGSSVHNQRIERFNRDLNNNCSRIYAPIFYELESLGILDLENATDLFCLHYVFLPRINRTLKEFKAGYNNHSVSTEGNRTPIQLFACGTHVSHRHNPELSTAEVSIPSLSNSESRFVPLNDSDLQELYTSIHPFEEDNNNGKTLFQRTQQYIFNKLVNV encoded by the exons ATGTCCAGcgatttagctgaaaacattggAAGAGCCGTTTTGTCGGCCATCCAACGATTCAGCGGTAATGCACCCTCGACCTCACAAACGCCGCAGCACTTG GAATCCAGCAATGCACCTGGACCAAGTAGACCTGCCGTCTCCACTGGGATACCATACTGCTCG GATGGTTACCAAGGAAGGCTTCAGATTTCCAAAGAGGAATTGGAAAATGTTCTTTCCCTGAAAACATCTTTTACTGAAGCTGCATCTATCCTTTCCATCTCCAGGCCCACTCTGTATAAGTTACTGCAAGACTATAATATCTCAGAGTCAAAATTCAATGTAATCAGTGACCATGAGTTAGATCAGATAGTGTCCCAGATAAAAACTGAACATCCAAATGTTGGAGAAGTGATGCTGATGGGTCATCTGCGTTCCAAAAACATAGTGGTTCAAAGATGGCGCGTAAGAAAGTCACTGCGGAGGGTGGACTCTGCTGGTGTTCTATCCAGGAGAAGAACTGCAGTTGCTCGGCGAGTATATTCTGTGCCTCATCCAAATTTCATATGGCACATAGATGGAAATCACAAACTGATTCGTTGGAAGTTTGTTGTTCATGGTGCAATAGATGGATACAGCAGGATGTTGATGTTTCTTCAGTGCTCCAGCAATAATCGAGCTGAGACTGTGAAAGCCCTCTTTACTGCAGCTGTTGGACAATTTGGCAGACCCCTGCATATCAGGACTGATCACGGAGGAGAGAATGCTCAGATTTGGGAGGACATGCGAGCAAGCAGGGGTGAAAGCTCTGTCTTAATGGGAAGTTCTGTGCACAACCAGAGGATTGAGCGTTTCAACCGAGACTTAAACAACAACTGTAGCCGCATTTATGCACCTATATTTTATGAATTGGAATCACTTGGTATCCTAGACTTAGAAAATGCAACAGACCTATTTTGCCTTCATTATGTGTTTCTACCACGAATCAACCGCACTTTGAAGGAATTCAAAGCTGGATATAACAATCACTCTGTTTCCACTGAAGGTAATAGAACTCCCATCCAGCTTTTTGCCTGCGGAACTCATGTGTCTCATCGTCACAACCCAGAACTTTCTACAGCAGAGGTCTCCATACCCTCCTTGTCAAACTCTGAAAGTAGGTTTGTCCCATTAAATGACAGCGATTTACAAGAGCTATATACAAGCATTCACCCTTTTGAAGAAGACAACAATAATGGTAAAACATTGTTTCAACgaacacagcagtatatttttAACAAACTTGTAAATGTGTGA
- the LOC113013595 gene encoding uncharacterized protein LOC113013595 — MSSDLAENIGRAVLSAIQRFSGNAPSTSQTPQHLESSNAPGPSRPAVSTGIPYCSVPLPSVPQAHATRSHFVRKNKTCKHYTKDVVCLPLSSTSTFLIPRGDSRAKLAQDGLIGKISFTSDWSEAQLREEIAAIFRRTFALSTGQTFPFEYLSTIRGCKRLMKPNVSSSFLWGGQEVGSICSTTCLYIMAGIQKPAQEEPEELSDSDFESPVCRRRRVHHALSTTPGESEAKHQETESCIQESENEGQAEGQQMFPYNVAEFVPIFLEEDEALEEAIQRSLLEESDRQSEVHISRSFKKLSKEEIEGLLRAHSEKVITPGTRQLHISRANVWSTALRQFKRPKFAESCEMLYVTFASDEHDTEEDAADLGGPRREFFRLLVKAIFQDSGAFEATPNGCTLKFNILHLQNGVYRTIGRMLSTIIVQGGEAPAFLSPHVVDYIVSGDILQVHLTPDDIGDPELRENLKKVVNATTQHDLEEAVSCCDSWRYQVEGLPLTVTMANKDLFVKNAALYLAVLQRQSCFDQLTDGLSYYGILSLLRENPSLRVLLDLSGEDKDLTASLIAGVLRPSYSVLGSNRRVREELMVVKFREFLQCVENEELRDSLGERTLTKDEEAFVKALRPGHILAFATGSSKVPAIGFQPAPKITFIHDESKHLPIAHTCANELQLFVNETTMADDDAFHYCFLVALMNGALFSTI, encoded by the exons ATGTCCAGcgatttagctgaaaacattggAAGAGCCGTTTTGTCGGCCATCCAACGATTCAGCGGTAATGCACCCTCGACCTCACAAACGCCGCAGCACTTG GAATCCAGCAATGCACCTGGACCAAGTAGACCTGCCGTCTCCACTGGGATACCATACTGCTCG GTTCCTCTTCCATCAGTTCCTCAAGCTCATGCTACGCGCTCACATtttgtgagaaaaaacaagacCTGCAAACACTATACAAAAGATGTTGTGTGCTTGCCCTTGTCTTCAACATCAACGTTTCTCATACCGAGAGGAGATTCACGAGCAAAACTAGCACAAGATGGCCTTATTGGGAAGATCTCCTTTACATCTGACTGGTCTGAAGCACAACTTAGAGAAGAAATAGCAGCAATCTTCAGAAGAACATTTGCACTGTCAACTGGCCAGACATTCCCTTTTGAGTATTTGAGTACAATTAGAGGATGTAAACGACTAATGAAACCAAATGTTTCTAGCAGTTTTCTTTGGGGTGGCCAAGAAGTTGGCTCGATTTGTTCCACCACCTGCCTCTATATAATGGCAGGGATACAAAAACCTGCACAG GAGGAACCAGAAGAGCTGTCTGATAGTGACTTTGAAAGTCCAGTCTGCCGGAGAAGACGAG TGCATCATGCGTTGTCTACAACACCAGGTGAAAGTGAGGCCAAGCATCAGGAAACAGAGAGCTGCATTCAAGAGAGTGAAAATGAGGGACAGGCAGAGGGACAGCAGATGTTTCCATATAATGTGGCAGAATTTGT CCCTATTTTTCTGGAGGAAGATGAAGCTCTTGAAGAGGCAATTCAGCGTAGCCTCCTAGAAGAGTCTGATAGACAGAGTGAAGTTCATATTTCAAG GTCTTTTAAGAAGCTCAGCAAAGAAGAAATTGAAGGTCTTCTTAGAGCTCATAGTGAGAAAGTCATTACACCAGGAACAAGACAACTCCATATCAGTCGAGCCAATGTGTGGTCGACTGCTTTGCGTCAGTTCAAGAGACCCAAGTTTGCAGAAAGCTGTGAGATGCTTTATGTCACATTTGCAAGCGATGAACATGATACAGAGGAAGATGCTGCTGACCTTGGGGGGCCAAGGCGGGAGTTTTTCCGTTTACTGGTGAAGGCCATCTTTCAGGACAGTGGTGCTTTTGAAG CTACACCAAATGGATGCACACTGAAATTTAACATCCTACACTTGCAAAATGGAGTATATCGAACCATTGGCAGGATGTTGTCCACGATAATAGTGCAAggtggagaagcacctgccttTCTCTCTCCACATGTAGTAGACTACATTGTGTCAGGAGACATTCTTCAAGTACACCTAACACCGGATGATATAGGTGACCCTGAGTTAAGAGAGAATCTGAAAAAG gtTGTAAATGCAACAACTCAACATGATTTGGAGGAAGCAGTCAGCTGCTGCGACTCATGGCGATATCAAGTTGAAGGTCTTCCACTCACAGTCACCATGGCCAATAAAGATCTGTTTGTGAAAAATGCAGCTCTATACCTTGCAGTTCTGCAACGGCAAAGCTGTTTTGATCAACTAACTGATGGCTTGTCCTACTATGGA ATTTTATCACTCCTGAGAGAGAACCCCAGTTTGCGTGTTCTGCTTGACCTATCGGGGGAGGACAAAGATCTGACAGCCAGTTTAATTGCTGGGGTTCTCAGGCCAAGCTATTCTGTCCTTGGGAGCAACAGAAGAGTTAGAGAGGAGCTGATGGTGGTCAAATTTCGGGAATTTCTCCAGTGTGTCGAAA atgAAGAGCTGAGAGACTCACTTGGAGAAAGGACTCTTACCAAGGATGAAGAGGCATTTGTGAAGGCTTTGAGGCCTGGTCACATCTTGGCTTTTGCCACCGGGAGCAGCAAGGTTCCAGCCATAGGTTTTCAACCAGCTCCTAAAATAACATTCATTCACGATGAAAGCAAACATCTCCCGattgcacacacatgtgcaaatgAGCTTCAGCTTTTTGTGAATGAAACAACAATGGCTGATGATGATGCTTTTCATTACTGCTTCTTAGTAGCACTCATGAATGGAGCTTTATTCAGCACCATCTAA